The following proteins come from a genomic window of Streptomyces liliiviolaceus:
- a CDS encoding NAD(P)H-binding protein, which translates to MNILLTGATGKVGRHVARSLAASGHHVRALTRTPATAALPAGVEVVEGDLEKPQSLPAALEGIDRMYLFPVPETAHEVAALAREAGVRHIVVLSSSSVLEDESNPSHQHHRAVERAVEDSGADWTFVRPDEFAGNTLWKWGDSIRTENVVRAPYGKAARAIVHEADIAAVVATALLEDGHAGAQYLVTGPQALTQVEQVAAIAEATGRDIRFEELSREAGRAAMSAVMPPPVVEMLLDYLAESAVTPGPVTDAVRRVTGRQARTFASWAAEHAGGFGGEARATGVGSSSSSSSSS; encoded by the coding sequence TTGAACATCCTGTTGACCGGTGCCACGGGCAAGGTGGGCCGCCATGTCGCCCGGAGCCTGGCGGCCTCCGGGCACCATGTGCGGGCGCTCACCCGGACACCCGCGACCGCCGCGCTGCCGGCCGGCGTCGAGGTCGTCGAGGGCGACCTGGAGAAGCCGCAGAGCCTGCCCGCCGCTCTGGAGGGCATCGACCGGATGTACCTCTTCCCGGTGCCGGAGACCGCCCACGAGGTGGCGGCGCTCGCCCGCGAGGCGGGGGTCCGGCACATCGTCGTCCTGTCGTCCAGCTCGGTGCTCGAAGACGAGAGCAACCCCAGCCACCAGCACCACCGCGCGGTGGAACGGGCCGTCGAGGACAGCGGGGCTGACTGGACCTTCGTACGCCCCGACGAGTTCGCCGGCAACACCCTCTGGAAGTGGGGCGACTCGATCCGTACGGAGAACGTCGTGCGCGCCCCCTACGGCAAGGCCGCCCGCGCGATCGTCCACGAGGCGGACATCGCGGCGGTCGTGGCGACCGCGCTGCTGGAGGACGGCCACGCGGGCGCCCAGTACCTGGTGACGGGGCCGCAGGCGCTGACCCAGGTCGAGCAGGTGGCCGCGATCGCGGAGGCGACCGGCCGGGACATCCGCTTCGAGGAGCTGAGCCGGGAGGCCGGGCGGGCGGCGATGAGCGCCGTCATGCCGCCGCCGGTCGTCGAGATGCTGCTCGACTACCTCGCCGAGTCGGCCGTCACCCCCGGCCCGGTGACCGATGCGGTGCGCCGGGTCACGGGCCGTCAGGCACGCACGTTCGCGAGCTGGGCGGCGGAGCACGCCGGCGGGTTCGGCGGCGAGGCCCGTGCCACCGGTGTCGGCAGTTCCAGCAGTTCCAGCAGTTCCAGCTGA
- a CDS encoding ester cyclase, which yields MAERKALCLEMVAAWNRWDLSGIIKHWSPDIVHYSEDTEVSSADMIKLMEGGLQAFPDLQLEVKSIMAEEDRVTLRITVTATHSHEFMGVPPTGERVSWHLVEELRFEDAKVVEHWDVINMRPLLVKLGKLPDIPKVELETSA from the coding sequence ATGGCCGAGCGCAAGGCCCTGTGTCTGGAAATGGTCGCCGCCTGGAACCGGTGGGACCTGAGCGGGATCATCAAGCACTGGTCGCCGGACATCGTGCACTACTCCGAGGACACCGAGGTGAGTTCCGCCGACATGATCAAACTCATGGAGGGCGGGCTGCAGGCGTTCCCCGATCTCCAGCTCGAAGTGAAGAGCATCATGGCCGAGGAGGACCGGGTCACGCTGCGCATCACCGTGACCGCCACCCACTCCCACGAGTTCATGGGCGTGCCGCCGACCGGCGAGCGCGTCAGCTGGCACCTGGTGGAGGAACTGCGCTTCGAGGACGCCAAGGTCGTCGAGCACTGGGACGTCATCAACATGCGCCCGCTCCTGGTCAAACTGGGCAAGCTGCCGGACATCCCGAAGGTGGAACTGGAAACGAGCGCCTGA
- a CDS encoding PadR family transcriptional regulator, which yields MSATRLLVLGVVRGFGRTHGYRVRAELLSWGIDDWANVKPGSIYHALRQLAKIGLLEASEIAHWPGRVDYSVTAEGDAEFFRLLVDALERPEHRADMLSAGLALMPALSRERAVAALSTRLAVLEAQRAVLRKESAPVHAEGLPAHLGELWTMRTRYADLGVEWTQDLLARVRSGEYEMAGEHGPTFGTPGSWRALIGPGTAGR from the coding sequence ATGTCGGCGACGCGGTTGCTGGTCCTCGGGGTGGTACGCGGGTTCGGCAGGACGCACGGTTACCGGGTGCGGGCCGAGTTGCTGTCCTGGGGGATCGACGACTGGGCCAACGTCAAACCCGGTTCGATCTACCACGCGCTGCGGCAGCTCGCGAAGATCGGCCTGCTGGAGGCCAGCGAGATCGCGCACTGGCCGGGGCGGGTGGACTACAGCGTGACCGCCGAGGGGGACGCGGAGTTCTTCCGCCTGCTGGTCGACGCCCTCGAACGGCCCGAGCACCGCGCCGACATGCTCAGCGCCGGCCTCGCCCTGATGCCCGCCCTCTCCCGCGAGCGAGCCGTGGCGGCGCTCTCCACCCGCCTGGCCGTCCTGGAGGCGCAACGGGCCGTGCTGCGCAAGGAGTCCGCCCCGGTCCACGCCGAGGGCCTGCCGGCGCATCTGGGCGAGCTGTGGACGATGCGTACGCGCTACGCCGACCTCGGCGTCGAGTGGACCCAGGACCTGCTGGCGCGGGTCAGGTCCGGCGAGTACGAGATGGCCGGCGAGCACGGCCCCACCTTCGGGACGCCGGGGTCGTGGCGCGCCCTCATCGGCCCCGGGACGGCGGGCCGTTGA
- a CDS encoding ATP-binding cassette domain-containing protein, whose translation MSSQSTLAIETSGLVKTFGETRAVDGVDLAIPQGVVYGVLGPNGAGKTTTIRMLSTLLTPDGGTARVLGHDVVKEAGAVRSRVSLTGQFASIDEDLTATENLTLLARLLGFSRSQAAARAEELLAAFDLTEAAGRQSKTFSGGMRRRLDIAASLVITPDLLFLDEPTTGLDPRSRNQVWDSVRAMVALGTTILLTTQYLDEADQLADRIAVIDHGRVIAEGTTGELKSSVGTGALHVRLVNAETRPEAAQLLTRALASPVFQESDPFALSVRTDDNERVAGALAELARSEIAVSDFAFGRPSLDEVFLALTGRPAEDGTSDQEDAA comes from the coding sequence TTGAGTTCGCAATCCACACTTGCCATCGAGACGTCGGGACTCGTCAAGACCTTCGGTGAGACCCGGGCCGTCGACGGTGTCGACCTGGCCATCCCGCAGGGTGTCGTCTACGGCGTGCTGGGCCCCAACGGCGCGGGCAAGACGACGACGATCCGGATGCTGTCCACCCTGCTCACCCCCGACGGCGGCACCGCCCGGGTCCTCGGGCACGACGTGGTCAAGGAGGCCGGGGCGGTCCGCAGCCGCGTCAGCCTCACCGGCCAGTTCGCCTCGATCGACGAGGACCTCACCGCCACCGAGAACCTCACCCTGCTCGCCCGGCTGCTCGGTTTCTCCCGGTCCCAGGCCGCCGCCCGGGCCGAGGAACTGCTCGCCGCCTTCGACCTCACGGAAGCCGCCGGACGCCAGTCCAAGACCTTCTCCGGAGGCATGCGGCGCCGCCTCGACATCGCCGCCAGCCTCGTCATCACCCCCGACCTGCTCTTCCTCGACGAGCCCACCACCGGACTCGACCCGCGCAGCCGCAACCAGGTGTGGGACAGCGTGCGGGCCATGGTGGCGCTCGGCACCACGATCCTGCTGACCACGCAGTACCTGGACGAGGCCGACCAGCTCGCCGACCGGATCGCCGTCATCGACCACGGCCGGGTCATCGCCGAGGGCACCACTGGTGAACTCAAGTCGTCCGTCGGCACCGGAGCCCTGCACGTACGGCTCGTCAACGCCGAGACCCGCCCCGAGGCCGCCCAGTTGCTCACCCGGGCCCTCGCCTCGCCGGTCTTCCAGGAGTCCGACCCGTTCGCGCTCTCCGTACGCACCGACGACAACGAGCGGGTCGCGGGCGCCCTCGCCGAACTCGCCCGCTCCGAGATCGCCGTCTCGGACTTCGCGTTCGGCCGGCCCAGCCTCGACGAGGTCTTCCTCGCCCTGACCGGGCGCCCCGCGGAAGACGGCACCAGCGACCAGGAGGACGCGGCATGA
- a CDS encoding ABC transporter permease, with amino-acid sequence MTLTSQTTVTPGVPNDALRKALTSQIRPSRPNPLTAVRVSAWRTMRKMKHYGVAVLFDVTLMPIVFLLTFTYLFGGAFAGSTKEYLQYFLPGVLVQTVIMPTVYTGTALNMDITRGIYDRFRTLPFWQPATIVGSLLGDIVRYVLALTTTMGVGLALGFRPDGGVGGVLAAMLLLLLFAVSVSWIFAALGVVAKAPETVSGSSMLVMFPLVFTSNIFVEPETMPGWMEAIVNANPVSNAATAVRGLVHGDASGADIGWVLLASGVITLIFAPLTMHLYRAKSRQ; translated from the coding sequence ATGACCCTCACATCCCAGACGACGGTCACCCCGGGCGTACCGAACGACGCCCTGCGCAAGGCCCTCACCAGTCAGATCCGCCCCTCCCGTCCCAACCCGCTGACCGCCGTACGGGTCTCGGCCTGGCGCACGATGCGGAAGATGAAGCACTACGGCGTGGCCGTGCTGTTCGACGTCACGCTGATGCCGATCGTCTTCCTGCTGACCTTCACCTACCTCTTCGGCGGCGCGTTCGCCGGCTCGACCAAGGAGTACCTCCAGTACTTCCTGCCGGGCGTCCTCGTGCAGACCGTCATCATGCCGACCGTCTACACCGGTACCGCGCTCAACATGGACATCACCCGGGGCATCTACGACCGCTTCCGGACCCTGCCGTTCTGGCAGCCGGCCACGATCGTGGGCAGCCTCCTCGGGGACATCGTCCGCTACGTGCTGGCGCTGACCACCACGATGGGTGTCGGGCTGGCGCTGGGCTTCCGGCCCGACGGCGGAGTGGGCGGCGTGCTGGCCGCGATGCTGCTCCTGCTGCTCTTCGCGGTGAGCGTCAGCTGGATCTTCGCCGCGCTGGGTGTGGTCGCCAAGGCGCCCGAGACGGTGTCGGGGTCCAGCATGCTGGTGATGTTCCCGCTGGTCTTCACGAGCAACATCTTCGTGGAGCCGGAGACGATGCCGGGGTGGATGGAGGCGATCGTCAACGCGAATCCGGTCAGTAACGCGGCCACGGCTGTTCGTGGACTTGTCCACGGGGATGCCAGCGGGGCTGATATCGGGTGGGTGTTGCTGGCCAGCGGGGTCATTACGTTGATCTTCGCGCCGTTGACGATGCATCTGTATCGGGCGAAGAGTCGGCAGTAG
- the pepN gene encoding aminopeptidase N, with the protein MPGTNLTREEAQQRAKLLTVDSYEIDLDLSGAVEGGTYRSVTTVRFDSAETGVGSFIDLVAPAVQEVVLNGDSLDPAEVFKDSRIALPGILEGRNVLRVVADCAYTNTGEGLHRFVDPVDQQAYLYTQFEVPDARRVFASFEQPDLKATFQFTVKAPSGWTVISNSPTPEPKDDVWEFEPTPRISTYVTALILGPYHSVHSVYEKDGQSVPLGIYCRPSLAEFLDSDAIFEVTRQGFEWFQEKFDYAYPFKKYDQLFVPEFNAGAMENAGAVTIRDQYVFRSKVTDAAYEVRAETILHELAHMWFGDLVTMEWWNDLWLNESFATYTSIACQAYAPNSRWPHSWTTFANSMKTWAYRQDQLPSTHPIMAQINDLDDVLVNFDGITYAKGASVLKQLVAYVGEDEFFRGVQAYFKAHAYGNTQLSDLLGALEETSGRDLGTWSQKWLQTAGINILRPEIETDANGVITSFAIRQEAPALPAGAKGEPTLRPHRIAVGLYDLADPAGSEGGSGKLVRGERVELDVDGELTDVPQLVGKPRAAVILLNDDDLSYAKVRLDEHSLAFVTEHLGDFEASLPRALCWASAWDMTRDAELATRDYLSLVLSGIGKESDIGVVQSLHRQVLTAVELYADPNAREALLTRWTDATLAHLRSSAGGSDHQLAWARAFASTARTPEQLDLLEGLLDGRETVEGLAVDTELRWSFVQRLAAVGRFDEAEITSEYERDKTAAGERHAATARAARPTAEAKAEAWASVVESDKLPNAVQEAVIGGFVQFGQRELLAPYTDKYFEAVKGVWDSRSHEMAQQIAVGLYPSVQVSADTLAKTDEWLASAEPSAALRRLISESRSGVERALKAQAADTAAAAATPTGE; encoded by the coding sequence GTGCCTGGCACAAACCTGACCCGCGAAGAGGCGCAGCAGCGGGCGAAGCTGCTCACCGTTGACTCGTACGAGATCGATCTGGATCTCTCCGGCGCGGTGGAGGGCGGCACCTACCGGTCCGTGACCACGGTGCGCTTCGACTCGGCCGAGACCGGCGTCGGGTCCTTCATCGACCTGGTGGCCCCGGCCGTCCAGGAGGTCGTCCTCAACGGTGACTCCCTCGATCCGGCCGAGGTCTTCAAGGACTCGCGGATCGCGCTCCCGGGCATCCTGGAGGGCCGCAACGTCCTGCGGGTCGTGGCCGACTGCGCGTACACGAACACCGGTGAGGGGCTGCACCGGTTCGTCGACCCGGTCGACCAGCAGGCCTACCTCTACACCCAGTTCGAGGTGCCGGACGCCCGCCGTGTCTTCGCGAGCTTCGAGCAGCCGGACCTGAAGGCCACCTTCCAGTTCACCGTGAAGGCGCCCTCCGGCTGGACCGTCATCTCCAACTCGCCGACGCCGGAACCGAAGGACGACGTCTGGGAGTTCGAGCCGACGCCGCGCATCTCGACGTACGTCACGGCGCTGATCCTCGGCCCGTACCACTCGGTGCACAGCGTGTACGAGAAGGACGGGCAGAGCGTGCCGCTGGGCATCTACTGCCGGCCCTCGCTCGCGGAGTTCCTCGACTCGGACGCGATCTTCGAGGTCACGCGGCAGGGCTTCGAGTGGTTCCAGGAGAAGTTCGACTACGCGTACCCGTTCAAGAAGTACGACCAGCTGTTCGTGCCGGAGTTCAACGCGGGCGCGATGGAGAACGCGGGCGCGGTGACCATCCGCGACCAGTACGTGTTCCGGTCGAAGGTGACGGACGCCGCGTACGAGGTGCGGGCCGAGACCATCCTGCACGAGCTGGCCCACATGTGGTTCGGCGACCTCGTGACGATGGAGTGGTGGAACGACCTGTGGCTGAACGAGTCGTTCGCCACCTACACCTCGATCGCCTGCCAGGCGTACGCGCCGAACTCCCGCTGGCCGCACTCCTGGACCACGTTCGCGAACTCCATGAAGACGTGGGCGTACCGGCAGGACCAGCTGCCCTCCACGCACCCGATCATGGCGCAGATCAACGACCTCGACGACGTGCTCGTCAACTTCGACGGCATCACGTACGCCAAGGGCGCCAGCGTCCTCAAGCAGCTCGTCGCGTACGTCGGCGAGGACGAGTTCTTCCGGGGCGTGCAGGCCTACTTCAAGGCGCACGCGTACGGGAACACGCAGCTGTCCGACCTGCTCGGCGCGCTGGAGGAGACCAGCGGGCGCGATCTGGGCACGTGGTCGCAGAAATGGCTGCAGACGGCCGGCATCAACATCCTGCGCCCGGAGATCGAGACGGACGCGAACGGCGTCATCACCTCCTTCGCGATCCGCCAGGAGGCCCCGGCGCTGCCCGCCGGCGCGAAGGGCGAGCCGACGCTGCGCCCGCACCGCATCGCGGTCGGCCTGTACGACCTGGCCGACCCGGCCGGTTCCGAGGGCGGCAGCGGCAAGCTGGTGCGCGGTGAGCGCGTCGAGCTGGACGTGGACGGCGAACTGACCGACGTGCCGCAGCTGGTGGGCAAGCCCCGCGCGGCCGTGATCCTCCTCAACGACGACGACCTGTCGTACGCGAAGGTCCGCCTCGACGAGCATTCCCTCGCGTTCGTCACCGAGCACCTCGGCGACTTCGAGGCCTCCCTGCCCCGCGCCCTGTGCTGGGCCTCGGCCTGGGACATGACCCGCGACGCCGAACTGGCGACCCGCGACTACCTCTCGCTCGTGCTGTCCGGCATCGGCAAGGAGTCGGACATCGGCGTCGTGCAGTCGCTGCACCGCCAGGTGCTGACGGCGGTCGAGCTGTACGCCGACCCGAACGCCCGCGAGGCGCTGCTGACCCGCTGGACGGATGCCACGCTGGCCCATCTGCGGTCCTCCGCGGGCGGCAGCGACCACCAGCTGGCCTGGGCGCGCGCGTTCGCGTCGACGGCCCGTACGCCGGAGCAGCTGGACCTCCTGGAGGGCCTGCTGGACGGCCGCGAGACCGTCGAGGGCCTGGCGGTCGACACCGAGCTGCGCTGGTCGTTCGTGCAGCGGCTCGCGGCGGTGGGCCGTTTCGACGAGGCCGAGATCACCAGCGAGTACGAGCGGGACAAGACGGCCGCGGGTGAGCGTCACGCGGCGACCGCACGCGCCGCCCGTCCGACCGCGGAGGCCAAGGCGGAGGCCTGGGCGTCGGTCGTCGAGTCCGACAAGCTGCCGAACGCCGTGCAGGAGGCCGTGATCGGCGGCTTCGTGCAGTTCGGCCAGCGCGAACTGCTCGCCCCGTACACGGACAAGTACTTCGAGGCGGTCAAGGGCGTCTGGGACTCGCGTTCGCACGAGATGGCCCAGCAGATCGCGGTCGGCCTCTACCCGTCGGTCCAGGTCTCCGCGGACACCCTGGCGAAGACGGACGAGTGGCTGGCCTCGGCCGAGCCGAGCGCGGCCCTGCGCCGCCTGATCTCGGAGTCCCGCTCGGGCGTCGAACGCGCCCTGAAGGCCCAGGCGGCGGACACGGCGGCCGCGGCGGCGACCCCGACCGGCGAGTAG
- a CDS encoding DUF1203 domain-containing protein — protein sequence MTSHHVRPIGPHALKELRATDDAGLPCVPFAAPEGGAPLRCCLRRSETGERIALVSYAPLRRWAAETGARPGAYDEQGPVFVHSEECAGPDLVGHPFARPGVLRVLRRYSAEGHILGGRLLEIPDQPDEALDEALDEAFADSSVALVHIRAVEHGCYLYEVHHP from the coding sequence ATGACCAGCCATCACGTACGGCCCATCGGACCCCATGCGTTGAAGGAACTCCGTGCGACGGACGACGCGGGCCTTCCGTGCGTCCCCTTCGCCGCCCCGGAGGGCGGGGCGCCGCTCCGCTGCTGCCTGCGGCGCAGTGAAACGGGGGAGCGGATCGCCCTCGTCTCGTACGCGCCGCTGCGGCGCTGGGCCGCGGAGACCGGTGCGCGGCCCGGTGCGTACGACGAGCAGGGGCCCGTCTTCGTCCACTCCGAGGAGTGCGCGGGGCCGGACCTCGTCGGTCACCCCTTCGCGCGGCCGGGCGTTCTGCGCGTCCTGCGCCGGTACTCCGCCGAGGGGCACATCCTCGGGGGCCGCCTCCTGGAGATCCCTGACCAGCCCGACGAGGCCCTGGATGAGGCGCTGGACGAGGCCTTCGCCGACTCGTCGGTGGCCCTGGTCCACATCAGGGCCGTGGAACACGGCTGCTACCTCTACGAGGTCCACCACCCCTAA
- a CDS encoding aspartate-semialdehyde dehydrogenase, whose protein sequence is MKVGIVGATGQVGTVMLRILAEREFPVETLRLFASARSAGSTIAYKDKSVTVEDASTADYSGLDIVLFSAGGATSRALAEKVASQGPVVIDNSSAWRKDPEVPLVVSEVNPHAVADRPKGIIANPNCTTMAAMPVLKPLHAEAGLEALVVATYQAVSGSGLAGVAELHGQAQKVVADADKLTHDGSAVDFPEPQVYQRPIAFNVLPLAGSIVDDGLNETDEEQKLRHESRKILEIPGLKVSGTCVRVPVFSGHSLQVNARFARPLSVERATELLAGAPGVALSDIPTPLQAAGQDPSFVGRIRADETVEHGIALFVSNDNLRKGAALNAIQIAELVAAELS, encoded by the coding sequence GTGAAGGTAGGAATCGTCGGAGCCACCGGTCAGGTCGGCACCGTCATGCTGAGGATCCTCGCCGAGCGCGAGTTCCCGGTGGAGACGCTGCGTCTGTTCGCCTCGGCCCGTTCGGCCGGTTCGACGATCGCCTACAAGGACAAGTCCGTGACGGTCGAGGACGCCTCCACCGCCGACTACTCCGGCCTCGACATCGTGCTGTTCTCCGCGGGCGGCGCCACGTCCAGGGCACTGGCCGAGAAGGTCGCCTCGCAGGGGCCCGTCGTGATCGACAACTCCTCCGCGTGGCGCAAGGACCCCGAGGTCCCGCTGGTGGTCTCCGAGGTCAACCCGCACGCGGTGGCGGACCGGCCCAAGGGGATCATCGCCAACCCGAACTGCACGACCATGGCCGCGATGCCCGTGCTGAAGCCTCTGCACGCGGAGGCGGGGCTCGAAGCGCTCGTCGTCGCCACGTACCAGGCCGTCTCCGGGTCCGGGCTCGCCGGGGTCGCCGAGCTGCACGGCCAGGCGCAGAAGGTCGTCGCCGACGCGGACAAGCTGACCCACGACGGTTCGGCGGTCGACTTCCCCGAGCCGCAGGTCTACCAGCGGCCCATCGCCTTCAACGTCCTTCCGCTCGCCGGGTCGATCGTGGACGACGGCCTGAACGAGACCGACGAGGAGCAGAAGCTCCGGCACGAGTCCCGCAAGATCCTGGAGATCCCGGGGCTCAAGGTGTCCGGGACCTGTGTCCGGGTGCCGGTGTTCTCGGGGCACTCGCTCCAGGTCAACGCGCGGTTCGCGCGGCCGTTGAGCGTGGAGCGGGCCACGGAGCTGCTGGCGGGGGCGCCCGGTGTCGCCCTCTCGGACATTCCGACGCCGCTGCAGGCCGCCGGGCAGGATCCGTCGTTCGTGGGGCGGATCCGTGCGGACGAGACGGTCGAGCACGGGATCGCGCTGTTCGTCTCGAACGACAACCTCCGCAAGGGCGCTGCGCTGAACGCGATCCAGATCGCGGAGCTGGTGGCAGCGGAACTGAGCTGA
- a CDS encoding RNA polymerase sigma factor yields the protein MLRRKTRRVQGAEESAGGAFDDPLDAAQERRVRAVLALGGVPQTDLPDGVQQVRLRLLERAASGAEAPRDVSAWAAVVASNLAMDWHRARRRQERIGERLASLRPPEHTGGDSGEETKVLSLAVAQGLDELPDAQRQILVLRFYADLPVRGIAEELGIPEGTVKSRLHSAVRALRTRLHEDEVV from the coding sequence GTGCTGCGCAGAAAGACCCGCCGCGTCCAGGGGGCCGAGGAGTCGGCCGGGGGAGCCTTCGACGACCCCCTGGACGCGGCACAGGAGCGTCGGGTGCGTGCGGTGCTCGCGCTCGGCGGGGTGCCGCAGACGGACCTGCCGGACGGGGTGCAGCAGGTCCGTCTGCGGCTGCTGGAACGGGCGGCGAGCGGCGCGGAGGCCCCGCGTGACGTGTCGGCGTGGGCGGCGGTCGTCGCCTCGAACCTGGCCATGGACTGGCACCGGGCCAGGCGCCGCCAGGAGCGGATCGGCGAACGGCTGGCCTCACTGCGGCCTCCGGAGCACACCGGGGGCGACTCCGGCGAGGAGACGAAGGTGCTGTCGCTCGCCGTGGCCCAGGGCCTGGACGAGCTGCCCGACGCCCAGCGGCAGATCCTCGTGCTGCGCTTCTACGCCGACCTGCCCGTGCGGGGCATCGCCGAGGAGCTCGGCATCCCGGAGGGCACGGTCAAGAGCAGGCTGCACTCGGCGGTCCGCGCGCTGCGCACCCGCCTGCACGAGGACGAGGTGGTGTGA